The genomic stretch taatgaatgatgatatactgctgtgtgtgtaaatgcacaagtgatggaagaagtatttagatcctttacttaagtaaaagtagcctaccaatacaacaatgtaaaaatactttattacaagtaaaagtcctgcatgaaaaatcctacttatgTTAGAgaacataagtattagcagcaaaatgtacttataatattaaagtaaaagtactggtTGTTGAAATgcatttaacttaatttaagttgatgtgaagcttatatgaggcatcagcagtctgagttagtcacatcaagtggatatctgacacatttacagtctttttagcatcaaattccctctttgtgtttcctcagacagtgtttccctgttgagctgcaggtggaagtatagtaacaaaaagagggactttggcactaaaaagactgtaacgttgaaagatatgtacatgatttgactcatttggacgctgaagcttcatattagcttctatttattaacttttaaatccatttttgaagaagaaggactgtggattttgtcccccatcacttccattgtaagtgcattatgaagggatcttctaatggtcagtatgaacaggaggaatgattacagcaagaaaaacaggtttcatgTTCATTTCGACACctgactgtttgttttaagACTCACGTGACAGATTGTGAGTCATTTAATTGGGCAGTCAggcagtaaatttctgctgttgGGAAACGAAAGTTAAGATGCCTTCGAACGAGAAGCGAATTTGCTGACCTTAAAACTCACTAAGGGCTCGAGTTTTTCCTATTGTTTTCTCACAGTTTCTTTCATAAGTCTCcgtgttttctctcttctctctctacGTTGATGAAGCGGCGTTTCTACAGGTTTGTGATTCGCTGCGGCGAACTGTCGTCTGTTCGCTTCGTCCCACCTCTAACAATCCAAAGTCCTTTCTGCATCATTATAAATATCATGCTCAACATCACAGCGTTCACAGCAAAGCAGAAGTTGGACAACAGCTACTGACTTTATGCCAACGGACCCAAAAGCTGCTTCAGACTAATATTAAGAGAAATACTGAGTGAAGGAAACAGCAGAATAATGAGGTGAGTAGCTGCTTCTGCacttcaaaatgtaaaacaatgccATTACAGCCTATAATATTAACATTATGGATCTTACAAGTTAATGACGACGTTTTTATTATCAGTCAGTGCTGCTGAGTTCTCccttactttctttttcttgttccaTTTCTACTGTTTCTTCTTTTGCCTTCAGTTTGCTCCCTTTtatcatattttctgtttcttgcttTTTCCAAATTCAACAAGGATCATGGTcagggtttaaaaaaaaggtcatgAGTCACTTGGTGCAAGTCCACCACACCCAAAGACGTTTTAAcaagtctgtaaaatgttcttttctgtctatttgatattattattattattattcttttgcttattattattacaacttatctgttattttctgtcaatttcatcctgcttttttctcttttttgcctaaaaatgtttttaaaaaatcagaatcagcCATTAAAACCCTCCATGTGCCTTTAAGTGTATAATGTTTTAGCAAGATCTTCCTCAGTAGCTGCAGCCCTGCTTTCATCCATCTTTCCTCATCACTTGCTTCAATCATTCAAATTTATTAATTGTTCCTTTGCTTGTTGCTTCCCTCTGTTGTCCTCCTTTATCTCCCTTTtcaattctttctttcttccttttctacCTTACTTTCCTACTTTTACTCCTTCTGTAGTTTCCTTcatattttttccttcctctcctcttaaTCTTATTTAGCCATCCATTCCTCCCTCATTCACTCCTTCCTTATTACCTTCCTGTCCACTCAATGctcctttttccatttcttccCTCCCTGTACATGTGTAGATGAGGGATCTCAAAGTTCAGTTGTAAACTGATGGATGTTTGATGCTCGCCACTGAGTGTCAGTCAGAACACAAGACAGGAGACTCTGATGAGTTTTTTTATCTTCTGTATTGATGTGGGTGTGgttcaacacaaacaaataaatcagcTTACTGATTAGTAATGACTAGCAACTCATTCAAATATTAACAAATACCACAGTTGGCTATGGAGATGACATTAATTTCACCAAAGtagaataaacaaataaacattcaaataaTTTTATCCACCAAAACCTGACTACAATGACCAAAAACCTCAGTTTCAGTACTACTTTCTCTCACCAAACTAACTTTTAACAGGGTAATCTCACTGAGGAAACCAACAGTGACACCTGGTGGCCTTTAGCTGGGGATGGCAGCTGATCACTGATGATTGGCACTTAATTAGTAATGCTAAATTAACTAAAATACCATACTTATCATTACTAAACAAAGTAATTGTACCCTTCTGTCATCCTAAGAACAGTGAATAGCAATTTAAATCAAACATCTACTATGTAAAGGTAAGTGTTAATGcacaagagaaaagacaaggAAAGAGGAATCTACCATGTGGCATGATAATTACTGTATTTACATAATGTCATACTTAGCACAATGCTATTCTGTATACATGGCAGATAAAGAATCCATAgaataacaaacagaaaactacTTACAGTAGGTCAAAAACGCACACGATCTCCTGGATGGTGCATTGGTGTAGATTACTATAGATCAATTTATTCTGAACGGTTTTGCCTTTCTGACAACATGAGATGAACACTGGTCACTCAAATATATCAAGCTTCACAGCATATTATATTAACAtctgttttaatatttgttgtttttattctccatcAGTGCTGCTCAGAGTCAGTCAACTGAGTCAGAGGCCAAACTGAAGGCCCTGCAGTGTCACTTCACCTGGGACATCGACCTCAGCAGGTTCAGACTTTTATGTGTcaaggaggagctggaggacatCTGTGCCGAAGAGGGAAACAGCTGGCTGGGTCACATTTACAACCTGCAGGGGTACATTCACTACCAGCTGGGCTTCACTGAAGACGCCCAGCGTTTCTTCAGCAAGGCCACAGAGGCCTTCCGCCAGTCAAGAAATACCGtttcagatgaagatgaaggtcCCTGGTTGTTGGTGAACTACGGGAACCTTGCTTGGCTGCACCACCACCTGGGAGAACAAGCAGAGAGTCAGACTTACCTGTCAAATGTCGACAACCTGCTGAAAGAATACCCATCTCCATCCCAGGACGAGCTCCATCCGGAGATCTACGCTGAAAAAGCCTGGACCCTGATGAAGtgcaacaaagacaaaaagctaCTGGCTGCAGATTACTTCCAGAGAGCCATCAGGATGCAGCCAGACATGGTGGAGTGGAACACCAGCCGTGTCATTGCGTTAGTGACGGCTTATAAGTTCAGCGACTCACCAGTGGAGGACGACGTCCTGAAGGAAATGAGAATGGCCAAGGAACAGGATCCAGAGAACTTGTACCTTGCTGCTCACTACCTTGAGCAGCGTGCTATGAAAGGAGAAAGAATTAAAGATGAAGCACGTGAGTTAGCCAGAAAGGTTTTGGGAAATCCTGTCAATAGCCACAGTGGTATCAAAGTGTTATTAAGGGTTTACAAAAACTATGTATCTGTTGATGAAGCTGTTGCTCTGGCAGAGGAGGCTCTGAAAAAGCATCCAGATGTACGTTACATGATTAGATGTGCTGCACTCTGCTACAGATGGAGGATTGTTTTGGCCTGGGACAGACGCTTAAAGCAAAGCACGATAGACAGAGGGATCAGTCTCCATAAAGAATTGATTCCTCTTTACACTGATTCACTTCTGAACAGTATAACACTTGCAAATATATACGCAAAGTCAAATCATAGCCAGGATGAAGCTGAGAAGATTTACCAGGAACTGCTAGAAAAGGATCTGGAACCTTCAGAGAAACAGATGATTTACAACTACTACGCAAAACATTTCAACTTTGATCGACGAAATTACAACAGGTCGATAGATTATCACATGAAGGCAGCAGAGATACCGCACCAATCCTACTTTCGAGAGTACAGCATCAAATTTCTGaggaagattaaagaaaaaaacaggagcCGAAGGTGTGGAGAAATAGAGGAGTTACTGGCCAAGCTGGAAGTCTAGAAAATCCTAAATCTAGAGATCTAggattgagagagaagttcaaacctgACCTGGTCAATCAGTGTGTGGAGTGAAATGTGATTAGTAGACAGTAGTGGAAAAAGTATTTCGATCCctttcttaagtaaaagtaatacaacagtgtaaaagtactcaattacaagtagaaaagtcttgcatgaaaaatcctacttcagtaaaagtacataagtattatgagtttgatgtagttaaagtattgcagtaaaagtagtggtttggtccctctgactgatatattattatatatgacatcattagattattaatagtgaagcatcagtgttagagcagcatgttactgttgtagctgctggaggtggagctagtttcaattactttatatacagttagctagtttagtccagtggttcccaacctaggggtcgggcccctccaaagggtcagcagataaatctgagaggtcgtgagatgattaatgggagaggaaagaagaaaaaacaaagttctgatacacaaatctgttttcactttttggactttttctctctctctttgatttttgctgaaatattggatcatttgaacatttattgaaatgaaagcatgtgagaagtttagagggaaaaatcactatttggtggagctgttaacaactcatagacatgtgaaatgtgaccccgactacacactgctttttgtaagacgtcaaaagccaaaaaggttggaaaccactggtttcatctttaacaatgtgttgtattttaaaagcttgttatattatccattgtgtcaaatcttcatctgaaaagtaactaaagctgtcaaataaatgtagtagagtagaaagtacaatatgtaCAATATGAATACAAATGTAGTTAGGTCGAAGTATGAAGTAGTATCATGGTAAAgtacaaatatctcaaaactgTACTAATggacagtacttgagtaaatgtgattagttactttctaccacCGCAtcataaattttaatttttctttttttagatgAACTGTTGTGAACTTGTGAATTTGTTTTATTGACCAATAGCATTGTGAAGTGTGAGGAGTAGCTGattccagaaatgtttttccccAATCAGTACATATATATTAACATTATAGTGAAGTTAATGAAAGACAAAGACTGCTAGAAGGAAGAAGAACATTAAAAGCCTATAAATTCACTCTGAAAAGATGCTCAGCAGTAATAGAGTTTATGTGATTTGTAGGAAACAAGCTGAATCATTTAAAAGCACTGAGAtggtcttttaaaatgttgttaccTTCATCATGTTATGAACTTTAATGGTCAGGTTTTAATCAGATGTTCTTGGACTCATATATAACCATGGTGTTTTCTATATAACTggtgtgttgattttgttttcttagcaCTGGTTTTGAAGTTTAAATGAGAAGATAATACACTTTATATGAAATTTGCTTTGCTGTAAGCTTTGTGgtcctgaaaaataaaactgtcttaTGAGAAATGTAAagattaatatgatgtataACCTGAATATAATCACAAAGTGGAACTGATTGTATTGGTAGAAATTTGTATCTCACTTGTACACTGTACTAATGCTATAAAATAAACACTATAAAATCtaatatatgtttgttttggtggttAATTTACAAGAAATTCATGTTCTCTACACAGTTTTGCAGCACTGCACACAAAACAGATGTCAAACTACAACATTGGAAATTTGCTGCcaacattaaatttaaagaatGTTGGTTCAACGATTCAGtattttatcttgtgttttcCAAGAAGGTCTGATAAGAAACTTATTTGACtattttctgcatattttcCCAAGAAGtttcatgaaaataattttatttgctTATAATTAGAAACTTCCTTGAAGAAAAGTTCCATTTAAACCCGAGTCAGGACTTATTCATTATTGAAAACTTTATTCTCTGTTTATTCTCAACTGTATCCTTTACATAGTTCTAcctgaaataaaataactatGAATTTACaaccataaaaaatataatacaacaaTGAGATCACAAAATTATGGTATAATACTGAAGTCATTACAAAGATTGACAATACATACTGTCAGGGAGCAAGAAACATTATGACAGTGCACAACAGGTGGAGCAGGCGGTCAGTAATGGAAGCTTGGTTCCCCTTTTATGAGTTGAATTGCAAAAATCTATTTTCTAAGTCTCCAGATAGATACAAAGAGCTTGTAGAAAGACTGCACTTTCAGCAGTGTACAGGCTGCTGCAGCCTCCCTCCGCTGCaactctgaaataaaacatagtGGTATCGTGACGTGTGTGTACTCATCTCCaatattttgtttacttttaacACTGAGAACTGGCTGACTTGGATTTGCTGACGATGGACAGAGCTGTATCAATCATATAGATTTATAAATGGAATCAATGGACTCCGGGACTTTATAAGGACCGACTTTCTGGGAAATTGAATTTATCAGGAAATTACAGAACTGTCACTGAGTGTTACTGAACTTCCTACATCTGTCTTATGACCatctttgatttatttcatcAGCAGGTAGCTTCTCTGGTTGCTCTCTGAGCTCCATTGTGGGACATCAGTGTCCATCAACACCACAATCAAATCATCACCTCTTACAAACTGAGACAAAATGGATGTTTAATGTTATATTCAGTATCCTTTCATGGATTTAAAGAGGTATAGATcttgtgatatatttttatatataagaaTAGATTAACAGGGAATTAATGtgcaaacatgtttatattctgcttATAAATGTTAATTGGGGGACTTAAAAATAAAGTCTTACCaacacatttgaagatgtcactttgacAACTGGAAAACTGAAATAGACATTTTTTTGGCACTTTTCAAACATtctacagacaaaacaaataattgattagccaagaaaataatcagcagattaattgatactgaaaataatgtTGTAGCATTGTGGATTTTCATCTGGTCGATCCTACTACTTTCTCACCTCATATTACCTCATTATTATTACAGGTTTCAGCATGTCTGCCTCTTTccaaatactgtaaaaaaaatagtttttgtgGTATTAATGTAATCATGTAagcaaataaactttatttctgtATCACCATTCAAAACTAGAGTTttccacaaactgaaaaaaagacagaatctCAGGTGACATTTGAAAACTTTACAAAAGGTAGTTACAGAGCAGCAAATTACCTTCAGGTTTCTACACACTTTTTGTGACATTCTATGATAtgttaattttaaatattaattttggtgTCAGATGCATAGTTAAATAGTCTATCAATAACATAAAGtgtaaaaatcagagaaaaaattACGATACAGTCCAGTTTCAGGCAAATCAGCAAATGCATATTCAGTTAAGTAAACATTTAGCAGAGTCAGgttctttatgtgtgtttgtgtttgcgtgtgcctatgaaagagaagagagtgacagagaacAAGTACATATACACAGTTATTTTGGCCATCCACAAAAAATTTCcctaccaaagttaaaaccaaatcTACACCCTTGCTTTGAATATTCAAATACCTGTACATAATATCACAGCAAGCTGCTTCAGACTAATATTCAGAGAACTACCGAGTGAAGGAAACAGCAGGATAATGAGGTGAGTAGCTACTCctgtatttcaaaaaatatataaaatgtcttattttagaGCATTAgaacacaaaatattaacattatggATCTTGCAAgttaataaagacatttttaacatcagTCAGAGTTGCTGAGttcttactttctttcttcttgttccatttcttctgttctttcttttgcCTTTAATTCACTCCCTTTTATTATACTTTAtgtttcttgctttttttctatCTTCCATATTACCTTTCAACAAGGATCATGGTCAGGATTAAGGATTTAAAAATTAAggataatatatttatatacacacacacacacacacatatatatatatatatatatatatatatatatatatatatatatatgtacatctcattttttatattcttattcTTTACTTGTTATTACtaaagaactggagttggtcccCGGGTGCTTCACCACAGCTGTATACTGCTCCTAGTATATGCATAaaggatgggtcaaatgcagaggataaATTTACGTCTTATTATTCTTCTTTATTATAACTGATCAGTTGTTATGTGTTAatttcatcctgttttttttctttttttgtaagaATAGCGTAAAGTATCAGAATCAACAATTTAAATCCACCGTGTGCATTTAAgtgtaataatgttttaataagATCTCCCTTAGTAGCTACAGCTCTGCTTTCAGCCATCTTTCCATCCCTCATTTTGTCCACATCTCCtgctttcatttctttatttcatccttcctgtcttccttgctctcctctttcctccatTTATTTAATTCCTCGCTGTCTTTCAGCTCACTTCTCCGTGTCTTAACTTCATTCACTTTTGCCTTTTCCTTCTGTCCTCTCCCTgccttcctgtctttttttccttcagattcttattttctttctcttattttgtttttttcagtccaaATCGGGGGAACAAATATAAAGGGGCAGGAAGGTCATAAAACAGCAGTTCATATTGTTGATGTTCTTGCCATAGGAACAGCAGGAACAGATAAATGACAGGATAAGAATGAGGAACAGACAGGATAAGGATCAGGAACACATAGTGTCAGGATGGCTAGAATGCAAATGTCCAATGAAGCAACTATGACGCACTGGCAGGGAATGAATGACTGAGACCGGTAAatctctttcttctgtttcaacCTTACTTTCCTAcctttattctttctttatttattttatatgtagtttccttcatattttttctttttctctccacttaAAGCTATTTTGTCATCCATTCCTCCCCTCATTCACTCCTTCCTTATTTGCTTCCATCCACTCAGCCTTTTCTATTGATATGTGAGTGTGCttcaacagaaacaaataaaggaGAAACAATATGAAAATCAGCTTAGTGATTAGTAATGACTGGCAACTTATCCAAATGATATTAACGAATGCTGTAGCTATGATAATGGAGATGACATTATCAAAGTGGAATAAGTATCAATTAAACATATGAATAATTATATCCACCAAAACCTGACTACAGTGACATAAAACCTCAGTTTCAGTACTACTTTCTCTCACCAAACTAAATCTTAACAGGGTAATCTCACTGAGGAAACCAACAGTGACACCTGGTGGCCTTTAGCTGGACATGGCAGCTGATCACTGATGACATGGCACTTAATAAGTAACGCTCAGTTAACCCACCCTTCTGTCATCCTAAGAACAGTAAACAACCTCTCTGTTGCCAATGAGGGGTATTACTCAGTGTGCCAGCAGGTGGTGCATTCGTGCAAATGACCATAAATCAACCTATTCTGAACTGTTTAGCCTTTCTGATAACATGAGATGAACACTGGTTAACGAAACATATCAAAGCTTCAGAGCatattatatttacatctattttaatgtgtgttgtttttattctccatcAGTGCTGCTCAGAGTCAGTCAACACTGGAGGCCAAACTGAAGGCCCTACAATGCCACTTCACCTGGGAAGTCGACCTCAGCAGGTCCAAACTTTTATGTGTcaaggaggagctggaggacatCGGCACCGAGGAGGGAAACAGCTGGCTGGGTCACATTTACAACCTGCAGGGGTACATTCACTACCAGCTGGGCTTCACTGAAGACGCCCGGCGTTTCTTCAGCAAGGCCACAGAGGCCTTCCACCGGTCAAGAAACACCGTCTCAGATGAAGGTCCTTGGTTGTTGGTGAACTACGGGAACCTGGCTTGGCTGCACCACCACCTGGGAGAACAAGCAGAGTGTCAGACTTACCTGTCAAAGGTCGACACCCTGCTGAAAGAATATCCATCTCCATCCCAGGACGAGCTCCATCCAGAGATCTACGCTGAAAAAGCCTGGACCTTGATGAAGTTCGGCAAAGATAAAAAGCCTCTGGTGGCAGATTACTTCCAGAGAGCCATCAGGATGCAGCCGGACATGGTGGAGTGGAACACCAGCCGTATCATAGCGTTAGTGAATGCTGTTAGGTTCGACGACACACCAGTGGGGGAAGACATCCTAGAGCAAATGAGAATGGCCAAGGAACAGGATCCAGAGAACTTGTACCTTGCTGCTCAGTACCTTGAGCAGCGTGCTAAGACAGGAGAAAGAATTAAAGATGAAGCACGTGAGTTAGCCAGAAAGGTTTTggaaaatcctgtcagcagctaCAGTGGTATCAAagtgttattaaatgtttacaaAGACTATGTATCTGGTGATGAGGCTGTTGCTCTGGCAGAGGAGGCTCTGAAAAAGCATCCAGATGAACGTTACCTGAAGAGATGTGCTGCACTCTGCTACAGATGGAGGATTGTTTTGGCCAGGGACAGTCGCATAAAGCAAAGCACGATAGACAGAGGGATCAGTCTCCATAAAGAAGTGATTTCTCTTTACACTGATTCACTTCTGAATAAAACAAGCCTCGCAAATATATACTTTAAGTCAAATCACAGCCAGGATGAAGCTGAGAAGATTTACCAGGAACTGCTAGAAATGGACCTGGAACCTTCAGATAAACAGTTGATTTACAACTACTACGCAAAACACTTAAAGTTTGATCGACGAGATTACAACAGGTCGATAGAATATCACATGAAGGCAGCAGAGATACCGCACCAATCTTACTATCGAGAGAACAGCATCAAAGTTCTGAGGAAGATTATAGAAGAAAACAGGAGCCCAATGTGTGGAGAAATAAAGGAGTTACTGGCCAAGCTGGAAGTCTAGAAAATCCTAAATCTAGAAGAAAGTGAAGGTACAATATGTTTTTGGATTCATATATAACCATGGTGTTTTCTATATAACTggtgtgttgattttgttttgattgttgtttGAAGTTTAAATACATAATGCACTTTGTATGAAATATGCTTTGCTGTAAGCTTTGGggtcatgaaaaataaaactgtctgaTGAGAAATGTAATGATTAATATGATGAATAACCTGAATATAATCACAAAGTGGAACTGATTGTGTTGGTAGAAATTTGTATCTCACTTGTACACTGTACTCATACtattaaataaacaatctaaaatctaatatatatttgttttggtGGTTAATTTACAAGAAATTCATGTTCTCTACACATTTTGCAGCACACCGCACATGTTAGTTAGTCTCTACAACTACGGATGGCTATGGTTAGGATTCATAAAGACAACTATTTATGGTTCGGTTCATaccttgttttttgttgttgttggtttttggGGGGTGGGAGGGATTAAATCAACTACAATTTGGAATGTcaacataaaactaaagaaCATCATGCAGGTTGATTAACTTTATAAATTAACTTCACATTAATTAACTAtttgagcaaaaataaataatctgatctaaCATGTTTTGCAGGATCTAGGGTTCataattctgtattttatgCAGTATTAATGTTTGTGGATATGTTGTATGACTTCTGCCATTCTGCCACCAGGTTGTGCCTTTGAGTAAGGTGAGAGTTTTGAAGcagaagtagtagaagaagaggaacttcCTCCAGTTGCAGTAGTTAGCACAAAGCTAGTGGgtt from Thunnus albacares chromosome 9, fThuAlb1.1, whole genome shotgun sequence encodes the following:
- the LOC122988675 gene encoding interferon-induced protein with tetratricopeptide repeats 1B-like translates to MSAAQSQSTESEAKLKALQCHFTWDIDLSRFRLLCVKEELEDICAEEGNSWLGHIYNLQGYIHYQLGFTEDAQRFFSKATEAFRQSRNTVSDEDEGPWLLVNYGNLAWLHHHLGEQAESQTYLSNVDNLLKEYPSPSQDELHPEIYAEKAWTLMKCNKDKKLLAADYFQRAIRMQPDMVEWNTSRVIALVTAYKFSDSPVEDDVLKEMRMAKEQDPENLYLAAHYLEQRAMKGERIKDEARELARKVLGNPVNSHSGIKVLLRVYKNYVSVDEAVALAEEALKKHPDVRYMIRCAALCYRWRIVLAWDRRLKQSTIDRGISLHKELIPLYTDSLLNSITLANIYAKSNHSQDEAEKIYQELLEKDLEPSEKQMIYNYYAKHFNFDRRNYNRSIDYHMKAAEIPHQSYFREYSIKFLRKIKEKNRSRRCGEIEELLAKLEV
- the LOC122989032 gene encoding interferon-induced protein with tetratricopeptide repeats 1B-like, with the translated sequence MSAAQSQSTLEAKLKALQCHFTWEVDLSRSKLLCVKEELEDIGTEEGNSWLGHIYNLQGYIHYQLGFTEDARRFFSKATEAFHRSRNTVSDEGPWLLVNYGNLAWLHHHLGEQAECQTYLSKVDTLLKEYPSPSQDELHPEIYAEKAWTLMKFGKDKKPLVADYFQRAIRMQPDMVEWNTSRIIALVNAVRFDDTPVGEDILEQMRMAKEQDPENLYLAAQYLEQRAKTGERIKDEARELARKVLENPVSSYSGIKVLLNVYKDYVSGDEAVALAEEALKKHPDERYLKRCAALCYRWRIVLARDSRIKQSTIDRGISLHKEVISLYTDSLLNKTSLANIYFKSNHSQDEAEKIYQELLEMDLEPSDKQLIYNYYAKHLKFDRRDYNRSIEYHMKAAEIPHQSYYRENSIKVLRKIIEENRSPMCGEIKELLAKLEV